A genomic segment from Lignipirellula cremea encodes:
- a CDS encoding SHD1 domain-containing protein, with protein MDSHDDIAPAPPEDFDVPAPPMDDLPEPTPSQPEPPVVTEPEPQPPANPEPTPVTPDPEPVKPVVPTPPPVKPDPEPAPPNVPTPDPEPAPPKPIPEPEPVPANDPKPPVEPAPPGSELPKNSLDDLFGAPTKPVDPPKPADPAPVDPPKPADPAPVDPPKPADPAPVDPPKPADPAPVDPVKPADPAKPDLDDLFGTPEGKTPADPAPPADPAKPAPSDVDDLFGTPAKPEPSDSAPPADPAKPAPSDVDDLFGTPAKPEPSDSAPPADPAKPAPSDVDDLFGTPAKPEPADPAPPADPAKPAPSDVDDLFGTPAKPEPSDSAPPADPAKPAPSDVDDLFGTPAKPDPADPATPADPAPSNVDDIFGNPAKPEPSEPAAPAEPSEPAPSGFDDIFGKPVEPAAPAEPAAPANTDDLFGTPAPGDAADIFGAPADKAEEADAPKATGLEGLFDPEPTAEPAAPIEEPTGVVEEPAAPAAEPKADFDDLFKVSQADVTMRTWVDNTGTFRVEGKLVVVLESHVRLLKTNGRYTTVPFSRLSVADRDYVSSIVAKYGAKAMGQVAAR; from the coding sequence GTGGATTCGCATGACGACATTGCTCCGGCGCCACCGGAAGATTTCGACGTGCCGGCTCCGCCGATGGATGATCTGCCGGAACCGACTCCGTCCCAGCCGGAACCTCCTGTCGTGACGGAACCGGAACCGCAGCCGCCGGCCAATCCGGAACCGACTCCGGTGACGCCCGATCCGGAACCCGTCAAACCGGTTGTTCCGACCCCGCCGCCGGTGAAGCCCGATCCGGAACCGGCCCCGCCGAACGTTCCCACGCCTGATCCGGAACCGGCCCCGCCGAAACCGATCCCGGAACCCGAACCGGTTCCGGCCAACGATCCCAAACCGCCGGTCGAACCGGCCCCGCCGGGCAGTGAACTGCCGAAGAATTCGCTGGACGATCTGTTTGGCGCACCGACCAAACCCGTTGATCCGCCGAAACCGGCCGATCCGGCTCCTGTTGACCCGCCGAAGCCCGCCGATCCGGCTCCGGTTGATCCGCCGAAACCGGCTGATCCTGCTCCGGTTGACCCGCCGAAACCGGCTGATCCTGCTCCGGTTGATCCGGTGAAGCCCGCTGATCCGGCCAAGCCGGACCTGGACGATTTGTTTGGCACGCCCGAAGGAAAGACCCCGGCTGACCCGGCGCCTCCGGCCGACCCGGCCAAACCGGCTCCGTCCGATGTGGACGATCTGTTCGGCACTCCGGCCAAACCGGAACCGAGCGACTCGGCGCCCCCGGCCGACCCGGCCAAACCGGCTCCGTCCGATGTGGACGATCTGTTCGGCACTCCGGCCAAACCGGAACCGAGCGACTCGGCGCCCCCGGCCGACCCGGCCAAACCGGCTCCGTCCGATGTGGACGATCTGTTCGGCACTCCTGCCAAACCGGAACCGGCTGACCCGGCGCCTCCGGCCGACCCGGCCAAACCGGCTCCGTCCGATGTGGACGATCTGTTCGGCACTCCTGCCAAACCGGAACCGAGCGACTCGGCGCCCCCGGCCGACCCGGCCAAACCGGCTCCGTCCGATGTGGACGATCTGTTCGGTACGCCGGCCAAACCGGACCCGGCTGACCCGGCGACCCCGGCTGACCCGGCTCCGTCCAATGTCGATGATATCTTCGGTAACCCGGCCAAACCGGAACCGAGCGAACCGGCGGCTCCGGCTGAACCGAGCGAACCGGCCCCGTCTGGCTTTGACGATATCTTCGGCAAGCCGGTCGAACCGGCCGCTCCGGCGGAACCCGCTGCTCCGGCCAATACGGACGACCTGTTCGGCACGCCGGCTCCTGGCGACGCCGCGGACATTTTCGGCGCCCCGGCCGACAAGGCCGAGGAAGCGGATGCTCCGAAAGCCACCGGACTGGAAGGTCTGTTCGATCCTGAACCGACCGCGGAACCGGCCGCGCCGATCGAAGAGCCGACTGGCGTCGTCGAAGAACCGGCTGCTCCGGCCGCCGAGCCGAAAGCCGACTTTGACGACCTGTTCAAAGTTTCCCAGGCGGACGTCACGATGCGTACCTGGGTCGACAACACAGGCACCTTCCGCGTGGAAGGAAAGCTAGTGGTCGTCCTGGAAAGCCATGTCCGTCTGCTGAAAACGAATGGCCGTTACACCACGGTTCCGTTCAGTCGCCTGAGTGTGGCTGACCGCGATTACGTGTCGTCGATCGTGGCGAAGTATGGCGCGAAAGCGATGGGACAGGTCGCCGCCCGCTAG
- a CDS encoding rhamnogalacturonan acetylesterase translates to MRYLSKWTPGLAVALAFLLGGFEVESALAVEGTIWLIGDSTVASYPAERDPVAGWGQLLGEYCKEGVVIQNKAVSGTTSRSFVSRKFWEKVLPQIKEGDYVFIQFGHNDHYKERGEHLVSADDFKTNLAGYVAEIRGKGATPVLVTPMCRRIFDANNKIKKQFANYPEKVIELGREEKVAVIDLEEISFQELGKLTVEETKDVFLYLPAGKYPAFPDGKKDGVHFQTHGARLLAGWVVEDAKKQKLPIAQLFQ, encoded by the coding sequence ATGCGTTATCTGTCGAAGTGGACTCCAGGGCTGGCCGTTGCTCTCGCTTTCCTGCTGGGCGGGTTTGAGGTGGAATCCGCGCTGGCGGTGGAGGGGACGATCTGGCTGATTGGGGACTCGACGGTCGCCTCCTACCCGGCCGAGCGCGATCCGGTCGCCGGCTGGGGGCAGTTGCTGGGCGAGTATTGCAAAGAGGGGGTCGTCATCCAGAACAAAGCCGTTTCTGGAACCACCTCGCGCAGCTTTGTCAGTCGCAAGTTCTGGGAGAAGGTGCTGCCGCAGATCAAAGAAGGCGACTACGTCTTTATCCAGTTCGGGCACAACGACCATTACAAAGAACGGGGCGAGCACCTGGTTTCGGCCGACGACTTCAAAACCAACCTTGCCGGTTATGTGGCCGAAATCCGCGGCAAGGGCGCTACGCCTGTGCTGGTCACGCCTATGTGCCGCCGGATTTTCGACGCGAATAACAAGATCAAGAAGCAGTTCGCCAACTATCCCGAGAAGGTGATCGAACTGGGCCGGGAAGAGAAGGTCGCCGTGATTGACCTGGAAGAGATCAGCTTCCAGGAACTGGGCAAGCTGACCGTCGAAGAAACGAAGGACGTCTTCCTGTACCTGCCGGCCGGCAAGTACCCGGCGTTTCCCGACGGCAAGAAAGACGGTGTGCACTTTCAAACCCACGGTGCGCGACTGCTGGCCGGCTGGGTCGTGGAAGACGCCAAAAAGCAGAAGCTGCCGATCGCCCAGCTGTTCCAGTAA
- a CDS encoding DUF1552 domain-containing protein: MFHRRDLLKSLSVAAGGALLAPIVQQLQAQAAGDASRLPQRFVFVVRANGLRPWGIVPEGLEAHGENRRQQERLEEFSLADRKLHPTFASLEPLKEHVTIINNLSGRAAAVSDPHGANFGALGMYRSAGAAPPAGETIDAALAAALPSVFSHLGFKMGSADDLIAHPHLSAAGRGKPLPFYCSPLLAYKELFGSLARNEELQAASQLDKELLDFMVDDVKRVQQRLAAPEKAKLEHYLQGFESLRDRRVKLATLDDSFRVHIPSITDKFTSPVETHRLEAHFDLAAAALIAGLTNVVTFDADDLEGHYSGLGLGEKTLHGIGHLADDFKVGRDSNFADGTDGIGARNIVRKFQLDLIAGLATKLKAIPEGDGNMLDNTLIVFLSDAGQQHHANYENFPLVLVGNVGGKFKTGRFLNYPSYQQPGNRTLGSFYLSLLAAARHERESFGELDLKLPTGLQQEPLPELFV, from the coding sequence ATGTTCCATCGCCGTGATCTCCTGAAATCGCTCTCCGTCGCCGCCGGCGGGGCGCTGCTGGCTCCGATTGTGCAGCAACTCCAGGCGCAGGCCGCCGGCGACGCTTCCCGGCTGCCCCAGCGGTTTGTGTTCGTCGTCAGGGCGAACGGCCTGCGTCCCTGGGGCATCGTGCCCGAGGGGCTCGAAGCGCACGGCGAGAATCGCCGGCAGCAGGAGCGGCTGGAAGAGTTCTCGCTGGCGGACCGCAAGCTGCACCCGACGTTTGCCTCGCTGGAGCCGCTGAAAGAGCACGTCACGATCATCAACAATCTGTCCGGCCGGGCCGCCGCCGTGAGCGATCCGCACGGGGCCAATTTTGGCGCGCTCGGCATGTATCGCAGCGCCGGCGCCGCACCGCCGGCCGGCGAAACGATCGATGCCGCCCTGGCCGCCGCCCTGCCCAGCGTGTTCAGCCATCTGGGTTTCAAGATGGGATCGGCCGACGACCTGATCGCCCATCCGCACCTTTCGGCCGCCGGCCGCGGCAAGCCGCTCCCCTTTTATTGCTCCCCCCTGCTCGCCTACAAAGAGCTGTTCGGCAGCCTGGCCCGCAACGAAGAGCTCCAGGCCGCCAGCCAGCTGGACAAGGAGCTGCTCGACTTCATGGTCGACGATGTCAAACGGGTGCAGCAACGACTCGCCGCGCCGGAAAAAGCGAAACTTGAGCATTACCTCCAGGGCTTCGAATCCCTCCGCGATCGACGGGTGAAGCTGGCCACGCTCGACGACAGCTTCCGCGTGCATATCCCTTCGATCACCGATAAATTCACTTCCCCCGTGGAAACGCACCGCTTGGAGGCCCACTTCGACCTGGCCGCCGCCGCCCTGATCGCCGGGCTGACCAATGTGGTGACGTTCGACGCCGACGACCTGGAAGGCCACTACTCCGGCCTGGGACTGGGCGAGAAGACGCTGCACGGCATCGGCCACCTGGCCGACGATTTCAAAGTGGGGCGGGACAGCAACTTCGCCGACGGCACCGACGGCATTGGCGCCCGAAACATTGTCCGCAAGTTCCAGCTGGACCTGATCGCCGGCCTGGCGACCAAGCTCAAGGCCATCCCCGAAGGGGACGGCAACATGCTCGACAACACCCTCATCGTATTCCTCAGCGACGCTGGCCAGCAGCACCACGCCAACTACGAGAATTTCCCGCTGGTCCTGGTCGGCAACGTCGGCGGCAAATTCAAAACGGGCCGCTTCCTCAACTATCCCAGTTACCAGCAGCCCGGCAACCGCACCCTCGGCAGCTTCTACCTGTCCCTCCTGGCCGCCGCCCGTCACGAACGCGAGAGCTTCGGCGAGCTCGATCTCAAACTGCCCACCGGCCTGCAGCAGGAGCCACTGCCGGAACTGTTTGTGTGA
- a CDS encoding alkaline phosphatase D family protein, with amino-acid sequence MQVSRRHFKLTALAGLLAGWWQPWFGSSSKALAAALRQAEGAAAGPLVGAVTPDTAAIWMYTPADAKIEVRCAPADDPANSLRAAIEPIPTDDLELPGQAWQAALLGLVPNTVYTYQVILDGQTAPEHAGSFRTAPLQGAPVNFRLGLTSCMKVEKPQDSWPLFLQQEPDLHLTLGDTVYADTTDPRVQWRHHLRYRQSPAFARVIRSVPTFALWDDHDFGPDNSDGTAKGKEHSLSGWKRVWRNPGAGAPDLPGAFYRYAWGDVEFFVVDGRYYRSPGKARDDASKTMLGDAQFAWLVAGLKESQAKFKVVASGSTLHHSMHDGWRVYTRARHQFFDAIKTHRIDGVVYLSGSLHNSLAWEHHESDRVGYPLVEVISSGIANSKRLGFATLDFDTTHSDPAMHVRIVNGSGKLRQEQTWRLSQLSHG; translated from the coding sequence ATGCAAGTTTCCCGCAGGCATTTCAAACTTACCGCACTCGCCGGGCTGCTGGCCGGCTGGTGGCAGCCCTGGTTTGGTTCGTCGTCCAAAGCCCTGGCCGCGGCCCTGCGGCAGGCCGAAGGCGCCGCCGCCGGGCCGCTGGTGGGAGCCGTGACTCCCGATACGGCCGCCATCTGGATGTATACGCCCGCCGACGCAAAGATCGAAGTGCGGTGCGCTCCCGCTGACGATCCGGCGAATTCGCTGCGGGCCGCGATTGAGCCGATCCCGACCGACGACCTGGAACTGCCGGGCCAGGCCTGGCAGGCGGCCCTCCTGGGGCTCGTGCCAAACACGGTTTATACGTACCAGGTAATCCTCGATGGCCAGACCGCGCCGGAACATGCGGGCTCGTTCCGCACGGCCCCGCTTCAGGGCGCGCCGGTCAACTTCCGACTCGGCCTGACGTCCTGTATGAAGGTGGAAAAGCCGCAGGACTCCTGGCCGCTGTTCCTGCAGCAGGAGCCCGACCTGCACCTGACGCTGGGCGATACCGTTTACGCGGATACGACCGACCCGCGCGTGCAGTGGCGGCATCATTTGCGTTACCGTCAGTCGCCTGCGTTCGCCCGTGTGATCCGGTCCGTTCCGACCTTTGCGCTGTGGGACGACCATGACTTTGGCCCGGACAATTCCGACGGCACGGCCAAAGGGAAAGAGCATTCGCTCAGCGGCTGGAAGCGAGTCTGGCGCAACCCAGGCGCCGGCGCTCCCGACCTGCCGGGCGCCTTTTACCGGTACGCCTGGGGCGATGTGGAGTTTTTCGTCGTGGATGGGCGCTACTACCGCTCGCCCGGCAAAGCCCGGGACGACGCCAGTAAAACGATGCTAGGCGACGCCCAGTTCGCCTGGCTGGTGGCAGGGTTAAAGGAGTCCCAGGCAAAGTTCAAAGTCGTCGCTTCGGGCAGCACCCTGCACCACAGCATGCACGACGGCTGGCGGGTTTATACGCGGGCCCGGCATCAGTTTTTTGACGCGATCAAAACGCACCGCATCGACGGCGTGGTTTATCTGTCCGGCAGTCTGCACAACTCGCTGGCCTGGGAGCATCATGAATCGGACCGCGTCGGTTATCCGCTGGTCGAGGTGATTTCGTCCGGCATCGCCAACAGCAAACGGCTCGGTTTCGCCACCCTGGATTTTGACACCACGCACAGCGATCCGGCGATGCACGTCCGGATCGTGAACGGCTCCGGCAAACTCCGTCAGGAGCAAACCTGGCGACTGTCGCAGCTGTCGCATGGATAG
- a CDS encoding glyoxalase superfamily protein yields the protein MTEELAPVLYVQSAASSATWYARLGFEVQGEHRFADGLPLYMFLRRGGVILHLSEHQGDARPGTLLYLYVEDVDTIAAEFDVEITEQPWAREVHLIDPDGNRWRIGERKA from the coding sequence ATGACCGAAGAACTGGCGCCTGTCTTATATGTGCAGTCGGCCGCGTCCTCGGCGACCTGGTATGCTCGTCTGGGGTTTGAGGTCCAGGGCGAACATCGCTTTGCGGACGGCCTGCCCCTGTATATGTTTCTGCGTCGCGGCGGCGTGATACTGCACCTGTCAGAACACCAGGGCGACGCCCGACCGGGCACGCTGCTGTATCTGTACGTGGAGGATGTCGATACGATCGCGGCCGAGTTCGACGTCGAGATCACCGAGCAGCCCTGGGCTCGCGAAGTCCATCTGATCGACCCCGACGGCAACCGCTGGCGAATCGGCGAGCGGAAAGCCTGA
- a CDS encoding DUF1588 domain-containing protein, with amino-acid sequence MTRFFHLFALLLLCGLELLLAMAPVAAVAAESAVSDAFTPTRLAEFEQQIQPFVARYCTECHNEVSAEVGFRLDNLDGMVTAGQDTERWEKTLEMLDIGDMPPEDADQQPSKADRRRVVAWITAELKKIGRGPDDARLERPEFGNRVDHEDLFSGQHQGPAFSPSRLWRKTSQIHRDFEASLRLPQGASPFTPRGGEGFQDYDYLFANEATIISMRLNTSNYAAEILDGRMVNPPGPDGKTDRNQRVREGVSRFREFNDLKEVAGEPAAEAVAAAVDRAFTVLVYRQPSAAEAERYGAFLRKSISIGGGRMGLENLLTAIMLSPEFIYRQEIGLGPKLPDGRRMLSPPEIALAIAYALTNSPPDTQLQQAVAAGKLSTQADVEREVRRMLDVSTKDYWEYEINHTFESHREACRNPRVLRFFREFFGYNRVFDVFKDETRNPHHKPQFLFKDADLFVLSILEEDQQVLQQLLTSDRYVVHYTSPRQAERKLEQIRKNDKGKNAEDLQRLQSGRTPVLGGYRGGQYYTTYGFEKETWDYPLEQPFVVPHRAGMLTHPAWLVAHSGNFDNDPIRRGKWIRERLLADTIPDIPIGVDAALTDDPHLTLREKLAKTTRSECWRCHRKMNPLGLPFEAYDDFGRYRDNIYYDDNQEIAGTFYERETRNKIAQRRNGPGLTFTTRPVDTTGALAGSGDAQLDGEVENAQDLVQRLAKSERVRQSFVRHAFRYWMGRNETLNDSPKLMAADRAYVKSGGSFKELLVSLLTSDSFLMRKDEE; translated from the coding sequence ATGACCAGGTTTTTTCACCTCTTTGCCCTCCTGCTGTTATGCGGGCTGGAACTACTGCTGGCGATGGCGCCCGTCGCTGCTGTGGCCGCGGAGTCGGCCGTGTCGGACGCGTTCACGCCGACACGGCTGGCGGAGTTTGAGCAGCAGATCCAGCCGTTTGTCGCACGTTACTGCACCGAGTGTCATAACGAGGTTTCGGCGGAAGTCGGCTTTCGGCTGGATAACCTCGACGGCATGGTGACGGCCGGCCAGGATACAGAGCGCTGGGAAAAGACGCTGGAGATGCTGGATATTGGCGATATGCCGCCGGAAGATGCGGACCAGCAGCCCAGCAAGGCAGACCGACGCCGGGTCGTCGCCTGGATCACGGCCGAGCTGAAAAAGATCGGCCGCGGTCCCGATGACGCCCGCCTGGAACGGCCCGAGTTTGGCAACCGCGTGGATCACGAGGATCTGTTCAGCGGCCAGCACCAGGGTCCGGCTTTTTCTCCTTCCCGTTTGTGGCGGAAGACGTCGCAGATCCATCGCGACTTTGAAGCAAGCCTGCGTCTGCCGCAGGGAGCCAGCCCCTTTACGCCCCGCGGCGGCGAAGGTTTCCAGGACTACGATTATCTGTTCGCCAACGAAGCGACCATCATTTCGATGCGGCTCAACACGAGCAATTACGCCGCCGAGATCCTGGACGGTCGCATGGTCAATCCCCCCGGTCCCGACGGCAAGACGGACAGGAACCAGCGCGTCCGCGAAGGCGTCAGCCGCTTTCGCGAGTTCAATGACCTCAAAGAAGTCGCCGGCGAACCCGCCGCCGAAGCAGTCGCCGCCGCCGTCGATCGGGCGTTTACCGTGCTGGTCTATCGGCAGCCGTCCGCTGCAGAAGCGGAGCGTTATGGGGCCTTCCTGCGGAAGAGCATCAGCATTGGCGGCGGCCGCATGGGGCTGGAGAATCTGCTTACCGCCATCATGCTGTCGCCCGAGTTCATCTACCGCCAGGAGATTGGCCTGGGCCCGAAACTGCCCGACGGCCGCCGGATGCTCTCTCCGCCGGAGATCGCCCTGGCGATCGCCTATGCGCTGACCAACTCGCCGCCCGACACGCAGCTGCAGCAGGCCGTCGCCGCCGGCAAGCTGTCCACTCAGGCCGATGTGGAACGGGAAGTCCGCCGCATGCTGGACGTCAGCACGAAGGACTACTGGGAATACGAAATCAACCACACCTTTGAAAGTCACCGGGAAGCCTGTCGCAACCCGCGAGTGCTGCGTTTCTTCCGCGAGTTCTTCGGTTACAACCGGGTGTTCGATGTGTTCAAAGACGAAACCCGCAACCCCCACCACAAGCCGCAATTCCTGTTCAAGGACGCCGACCTGTTTGTGCTCAGCATCCTGGAAGAAGACCAGCAGGTGCTGCAGCAGCTGCTTACCTCGGACCGGTATGTGGTGCACTATACGTCGCCCAGGCAGGCCGAGAGAAAACTGGAGCAGATTCGCAAGAACGACAAAGGGAAGAACGCGGAAGACCTGCAGCGGCTGCAGTCCGGCCGGACGCCCGTCCTGGGCGGATACCGGGGCGGCCAGTATTACACCACGTACGGCTTTGAAAAAGAGACGTGGGACTACCCTCTGGAACAGCCGTTCGTCGTGCCGCACCGGGCCGGCATGTTGACGCATCCGGCCTGGCTGGTCGCCCATAGCGGCAACTTTGATAACGACCCGATCCGTCGCGGCAAATGGATTCGCGAACGTCTGCTGGCGGATACCATTCCCGATATCCCGATCGGCGTCGACGCCGCCCTGACCGACGACCCGCATCTGACCTTGCGCGAGAAACTGGCCAAAACGACCCGGAGCGAGTGCTGGCGGTGTCACAGGAAAATGAATCCGCTCGGCCTGCCCTTTGAAGCCTATGATGACTTCGGCCGCTATCGCGATAACATCTATTACGACGACAACCAGGAAATCGCCGGGACCTTTTACGAACGAGAGACCAGGAACAAGATCGCCCAGCGCCGAAACGGCCCGGGCCTGACCTTTACCACCAGGCCGGTCGACACCACCGGCGCCCTGGCCGGCAGCGGCGACGCCCAGCTCGATGGCGAGGTTGAGAACGCCCAGGATCTGGTGCAACGGCTGGCCAAGAGTGAACGGGTGCGGCAGTCGTTTGTGCGGCACGCGTTCCGTTACTGGATGGGCCGCAATGAAACGCTGAACGATTCCCCCAAGCTCATGGCCGCCGACCGGGCGTACGTAAAGAGCGGCGGCAGCTTCAAAGAACTGCTCGTATCGCTCCTCACCTCCGATTCCTTTTTGATGCGGAAAGACGAAGAGTAA
- a CDS encoding tetratricopeptide repeat protein, producing MSEASDLYNVAEKLKDEGKYEEAIAKFLESAAANPQYALPHMALGIVYGKVNKHEEAVRHAHKACELEPEEALNYTTLSRVAVLAFTASNDEQFKILAEDAMARAQMLQQRR from the coding sequence ATGTCGGAAGCTAGCGACCTGTATAACGTCGCCGAAAAACTCAAAGACGAAGGCAAGTACGAGGAGGCCATCGCCAAGTTCCTCGAATCGGCTGCCGCCAATCCGCAGTACGCCCTGCCCCACATGGCCCTGGGCATCGTCTACGGCAAGGTCAACAAGCATGAAGAGGCCGTCCGCCACGCCCACAAAGCGTGCGAACTGGAGCCGGAAGAGGCGCTCAATTACACCACGCTCAGCAGGGTCGCCGTTTTGGCCTTCACCGCCTCGAACGACGAGCAGTTCAAAATCCTGGCGGAAGACGCCATGGCCCGGGCCCAGATGCTGCAGCAGCGTCGCTGA
- a CDS encoding DUF6973 domain-containing protein, whose protein sequence is MKRLLLRRFLIVALLLGIYPACVIGYTWTCVLQSDFEGGKRGPLDAYRHALASAVVSYTLGDWAVDFTTSVCESPDSESGKMDIHNNRLGAAIGSQASSFQEIEPAIRQAVLEGGVLSDDPEQIYWLPQDTWGKNKLW, encoded by the coding sequence ATGAAACGCTTGCTGCTGCGACGATTCCTGATCGTCGCGCTATTGCTGGGCATCTACCCCGCTTGCGTAATCGGCTATACCTGGACTTGCGTGCTCCAGTCCGATTTCGAGGGCGGTAAACGCGGACCGCTCGACGCCTATCGTCATGCTCTGGCGAGCGCCGTCGTGTCCTATACCCTGGGTGACTGGGCCGTTGACTTCACGACTTCTGTATGTGAATCGCCTGATAGCGAATCGGGCAAAATGGATATCCATAACAACCGATTGGGCGCCGCCATTGGCTCCCAGGCCAGTTCGTTTCAAGAGATCGAGCCCGCCATCCGTCAGGCCGTCTTGGAGGGGGGCGTTTTATCCGATGATCCCGAGCAGATCTATTGGCTCCCCCAAGACACCTGGGGGAAAAACAAGCTGTGGTAG
- a CDS encoding DUF1559 domain-containing protein, with protein sequence MNRTFLKARGFTLVELLVVIAIIGVLVALLLPAVQMAREAARRAACTNNMKQIGLALSNYHDAHKTFPPGGIGVSGKTVWGWGAMILPQMEQSGLYALLQVGSRYFPDPTTIVGGGGPLTSLDALNCPSDTGPVLHPSDPNGRCAGMYLAGTTETNIYTSVSNYVANNGYGIAHSTNGNNGAVARFDSTGPFRVFAASTTVDYSTVRIDDISDGTSQTIAAGERCWSMKYFDSTLATPATISANYLAASPFGAKYDDERARHGLAALVAIGGSGGINRPGNTTTAGTYAYNGYSSLHPGGANFVFCDASTHFLSENINYLPDTLGCNSLFEQLLAYQDDTVITREY encoded by the coding sequence ATGAATCGAACCTTTCTGAAAGCACGTGGTTTCACGCTCGTGGAATTGCTGGTCGTGATCGCCATTATTGGCGTGCTCGTCGCTTTGCTGTTGCCGGCCGTGCAAATGGCCCGGGAAGCGGCCCGCCGCGCCGCCTGCACGAATAATATGAAACAGATCGGCTTGGCGCTGTCGAATTACCATGATGCGCACAAAACATTCCCGCCCGGCGGTATCGGCGTAAGTGGAAAAACGGTGTGGGGCTGGGGAGCGATGATCCTGCCGCAGATGGAGCAAAGCGGCCTGTATGCGCTGCTGCAGGTAGGCTCACGCTACTTTCCCGATCCCACCACGATCGTGGGCGGCGGAGGTCCGCTGACGTCTTTGGACGCCTTGAATTGCCCGAGCGATACCGGTCCCGTGCTCCATCCGTCTGATCCGAACGGCCGGTGCGCCGGAATGTATCTGGCTGGCACGACCGAAACCAACATCTATACCTCCGTCAGCAACTACGTGGCGAACAACGGCTACGGGATCGCCCACTCGACCAATGGAAACAACGGAGCCGTGGCGCGGTTCGACTCCACAGGACCGTTTCGCGTGTTTGCGGCCAGCACCACCGTCGACTACTCGACCGTACGGATCGACGACATTTCGGACGGTACTTCCCAGACCATTGCCGCCGGCGAACGCTGCTGGTCGATGAAGTACTTCGATTCCACCCTGGCGACGCCCGCCACCATCTCCGCCAACTATCTGGCGGCCAGCCCCTTTGGGGCCAAGTACGACGATGAGCGCGCCCGCCATGGGCTGGCTGCTTTGGTGGCGATCGGCGGCTCCGGCGGTATCAATCGCCCTGGCAACACCACCACGGCCGGCACGTACGCCTATAACGGGTACAGCAGCCTTCACCCAGGCGGCGCCAATTTTGTCTTCTGCGATGCTTCGACGCACTTCCTGTCGGAGAACATCAATTACCTGCCCGATACGCTCGGCTGCAACAGCCTGTTCGAGCAGCTCCTGGCCTACCAGGACGACACGGTCATCACCCGCGAGTACTAA